The segment CGGTCTGAGACCGCTCTTGAAAAACCAGTGACCCCGAAGGTGACGCCGACGGGGAGTTCAGGTGATGCCGGTCGAGTGCGAGGCCGTACCAGCGTTCGATCTCGGATTTCACGCCGAGCCAGGATCGCTCGAGCTCCAGAATCGCATGGGATACCCCACCGGCCTCGATCACACCGGCCGTCTGGAAGCCTCCCGGAAGCTCGACCCAATCTGCCGATCGAAGGGAGCCGGCGACTTCGACTCGCACCCCCTCACGATCAATCGCCAATCCCCAGAGACTTTGATGGGACTTGAGGATTAAAAAGGCTCGTCTTGTCTCGTACTCTCCTGCCGAATGAGCCCGGTTCCGCACGCCGAGGCCAAGGATGGGAACGATCTTCCCCCGGTAGGTCGAGAGTCCGAGGACCTGTCGAGGGCAAAGCGGCAGCGGGATGAGCCGACCGGCGGCGACGATCTCGACCACGCGCTCCAGGTCAACGGCCAGGGGTCTGGAGTCGCTTGAGAACAGGCAAAGCGCATGCGAGGAGCAGGGGGGATCGGCTCCGGTGGTCATGTTCGTGGCTCCCGTTCCGGATCGGTTCGATGGGGGGAGTTGTCCTCATCGGATCGGGAGCGATGAGGGTCTCGATCTCGGGCCCGACGCAACCGCCCTTCGAGACGAAGCGCCAGGGCATCGAGCCGTCGTTCCACCGCGTCGGAATCGTTCGCATCCGAGGATTCGGGTGCGATGGTGGTCGACGGATTCGGGCGACTGGTTGCGGCGGAAGTCGGGCTCGACGGCCTGGGCGCGGTCTGGGCGATCGGTTCGACACCCTCTCGAACGGGAGGGGGGCTCCCGGCCACGGACTCCCGCTCTCTGGCGACGTGGTCCTGGCCGTCTCCTGTGGGAACCGTCTGAGAAGACCCGGTCAGCAGGCGATCGAGTTCCTCGCCGATGGCGGCGTCCAGGGCGTTCCGCATGGCGGAGATGGCCTGTTTCAGAGGGGGAGCCGCAGTGGTTTCGTCCTGCACGAGTGGTCTCCCGTCCTTCGGGGAATGTCTCTTGGCCCTCATGGGCGGGCGGAGTCACACCCAAGCCTAGGGCGCATTTTCCGCCTCGTCGGGAGGGCACGGGGAGAACCGGCGCTTGGAGACCGTCCTGAAATCTATTGACAATTGTCCTGATGTCTCTCACTTGGCTTGAGAAGCCGGAAAGGAATCGGCAATAATAAGAAGAAGATGCCTTGCGTGACGCGGTCTCCTGACCGGGAGGTTGGGCTATGGTCATCCCCCAAGGAGCTCGAACCTTCTCATGACATCGGAGCAGGTGGGAACCCTGGCGTTGCTCAAGCTCGGAAACGCCGACGCCGATCTTGTGTACGCGCTCGATGCGGATGAAGTCCTCCTGGGGCGCGATCCCTCCTCGGACATCGTGCTTCGCAGTCGGATGGTGTCGCGGCGTCATGCCCGAATCGTCCGGCAGGGCCGTGAGTACCGGATCGAGGATCTTGCCAGTACGGGGGGAACCTGGCTCAACGGCAACCGGCTCGATCAACCGGCCCGCCTCCGAGACGGAGATCGCATCCGCCTGGGAGATTGCCTGATCGGGTTCTCGGCCGCCCCCGCCGACCACCCGACCGACTGGGATGCCAACGATGCCACCATCCTCGGCGAACGTGATGCGTCCGGCACCGCCGAGCGCGACCTGATCGACGTTCGGGCCGAGGAAAAGCTCTCGGCGATCCTCGACATCGGCCGAGCCCTGACCGGAACGCTCGATCTCCAGGAAGTGCTCGACCGCACCCTGGAAACGCTGTTCCGGATTTTTCCGCAGGCTCAACGTGGGTTTGTGCTGATGCGGGTCGATGACGAACCCGAGCCGAGACCCCGGGCGATGCTCGTCCGGGGTGATGCTCCGCCCGAGTTCTCGTTCAGCCGAACCGTCTTCGACCATGTGGTCGGACACGGCAAGGCGGTCCTTTGCACCGATGTGCACGAGGATGTGCGATTTGCCGGGAGTGCCAGCATCGACGAGGCTCAGGTCCGCACGATGATTTGCGTGGCCTTGCGCGATCATCGGAATCGGCCCGTGGGGCTCTTGCAGTTGGACACCAGCGGAGCGGGTGAACGGTTTCAGCGGGAAGACCTGGATCTGCTGGCCGCCGTGGCTGGTCCGGTAGGGGTGGCGATCGACAACGCTCGACTGCTGCGAGAGGCGGGGCGTCGTCAGCGGCGTCTGGAGTTTCTCGCCGAGGTGGGGGCGGTCCTTTCCTCCTCGCTGCAATATGAAACGATGCTCAACGGACTCGCTCGGCTGATGGTTCCTTATCTGGCCGATCTCTGCCTGATCGACCTGATCGCCGAGGATGGCTCGGTGCGTCGCATCACCTCGCGTCATGCGGAGCCGAGCCGCCAGCCGCTCGCGGACCGCTTGCTTCAGGGCGAAGCCAGGGGAAAGGGGGATCGCTCGTGGTGGGCCCGGGTCGTGAGTGAGGCCCGACCCGGAACGAACGAGATCGACGAGTCAACGCTCCACGCCCTCTTTCCTGATCCTGAGCAACGAGCGGTCGCCGATCGCTTGAAAGTGCGTTCTCATCTGGGGATTCCGCTGGCTGTTCATGGTCGGATGCTGGGAGTTCTCTCGCTGATCGGTCTCGGAGCCCCTCGCCGCTACGACCCGTCCGATCGGGCGCTGGCCGAGGAGGTCGCCGTCCGGGGCGCTCTGGCGATTGACCATGCCCGGATTTTCGAGGTCGCTCGGATCGCTCGGGAAGAGGCCGAGTCGGCCAACCAGGCCAAGGACCGCTTCCTTGCCGTGCTGAGTCACGAGCTGAGAACACCCCTGACCCCGGTGCTTGTGACGGTCACGTCATTGCTCGACGGCGAAATTGATCCGAGGCTTCGCTCGTTGTTGCTCATGGTTCGCAGGAATATTGAGCTGGAAGCTCGATTGATTGATGACCTGCTGGACTTGACCCGGATTTCCCGGGGAGAACTCCGGATTGAGCGGCGACCGATCGATGCTCATGAGGTCATTCGGCAATCGATCGAGATCTGCAAGGAGGCGATCGAGGCCGCCCAGTTGCACCTGACCGTGGACCTGGACGCCGAAAACCATCAGATCGAGGGGGATTCCGACCGGGTTCAGCAAGTCATTTGGAACCTCTTGCAAAACGCCGTTCGGTTCACGCCGTCGGGCGGTCGAATTACGATTCGATCCTTCAATGCTCCGGTGCTGAACGCACAGGATGGCGCCTCATCGCTGATCATCGAGATCCGAGATAGCGGCATCGGGATTGAGCCCGACCGCCTGGAGCGAATCTTCGAACCCTTTCAACAGGGGAATAACCCTCCGCAGCGTCGTGCTCCGGGGC is part of the Tautonia marina genome and harbors:
- a CDS encoding chemotaxis protein CheW, which codes for MTTGADPPCSSHALCLFSSDSRPLAVDLERVVEIVAAGRLIPLPLCPRQVLGLSTYRGKIVPILGLGVRNRAHSAGEYETRRAFLILKSHQSLWGLAIDREGVRVEVAGSLRSADWVELPGGFQTAGVIEAGGVSHAILELERSWLGVKSEIERWYGLALDRHHLNSPSASPSGSLVFQERSQTG
- a CDS encoding ATP-binding protein → MTSEQVGTLALLKLGNADADLVYALDADEVLLGRDPSSDIVLRSRMVSRRHARIVRQGREYRIEDLASTGGTWLNGNRLDQPARLRDGDRIRLGDCLIGFSAAPADHPTDWDANDATILGERDASGTAERDLIDVRAEEKLSAILDIGRALTGTLDLQEVLDRTLETLFRIFPQAQRGFVLMRVDDEPEPRPRAMLVRGDAPPEFSFSRTVFDHVVGHGKAVLCTDVHEDVRFAGSASIDEAQVRTMICVALRDHRNRPVGLLQLDTSGAGERFQREDLDLLAAVAGPVGVAIDNARLLREAGRRQRRLEFLAEVGAVLSSSLQYETMLNGLARLMVPYLADLCLIDLIAEDGSVRRITSRHAEPSRQPLADRLLQGEARGKGDRSWWARVVSEARPGTNEIDESTLHALFPDPEQRAVADRLKVRSHLGIPLAVHGRMLGVLSLIGLGAPRRYDPSDRALAEEVAVRGALAIDHARIFEVARIAREEAESANQAKDRFLAVLSHELRTPLTPVLVTVTSLLDGEIDPRLRSLLLMVRRNIELEARLIDDLLDLTRISRGELRIERRPIDAHEVIRQSIEICKEAIEAAQLHLTVDLDAENHQIEGDSDRVQQVIWNLLQNAVRFTPSGGRITIRSFNAPVLNAQDGASSLIIEIRDSGIGIEPDRLERIFEPFQQGNNPPQRRAPGLGLGLAISRSLAEVHGGTLKVASDGPGQGSTFTVVLPTLGNSAALEPMLTPIPTAQPAAPLQILLVEDNRDTLSSLARALRAKGHRVLTASDCLAARRAIEEYQPDLLLSDIELPDGSGLELMRELVRSTRIPGIAMSGYGSEEDIRRSVSAGFTEHLIKPITVSGVELAIRRSILARDSASGPDHPPKGSSSSAP